The genome window TCTCCTCCGCGATAGCCTCCGGGTCCGTCTCCACTTCCGGGATGACGACCGCCTCGGCGCCGCCGGCGATGCCGGCCATCAGCGCCAAATACCCGCACTTGCGGCCCATCACCTCGACCAGAAAGGCGCGCTGATGGGACGAAGCGGTCACCTTCAGCCGATCGATCGCCTCCAGCGCGATGTTCAGCGCCGTGTCCACACCGATGGTGATGTCCGAGCCGTACAGGTCGTTGTCAATAGTGGAAGCGATGCCGACGACCTTCACGCCCATCTCAGAGAGGGCGTAAGAGCCGGACTGGGAGCCGTTCCCGCCTATGACCACCAGGGCATCAATATCATTTTGATTGAGGGCGCGCACTGCTTCCAGGCGCGTGGCTTCTTTTTTGAAATCCTCACAGCGGGCACTGCCCAGGATGGTGCCGCCGCGCTGGATGATGCCGCCGACATCGCGGGCGCCCAGGGGGACGAAGTTGCCGGCCACCAGGCCGGCGAACCCCCGCCGCACTCCCCATACCTCCAGACCGCTGGCGATGCCTGTCCGCACTACCGCTCGGATGGCGGCGTTCATGCCCGGGGCATCGCCGCCGCTGGTCAGCACTGCGATTCGCTTCATGTTCTTCTCCTGATCCTGCCAAAGGTGATGGCGTTGAAAAGGCACTGCCGGCAACCCCGGTCCACGCTCTCGTCCCAGCGCCGGCATGTCCTGGGTCCGGATAGCAACACCCATTATATGCCGGCGAGCTTGGGCCGGCCAAATCCGGGGACCATACTGATCCAGCACGCCGCATTTCCACGACTTCTCGACACCCCCATGGCGCGTTGTTGTCAAAATTTACCACTTACATTATAATTGTCCCT of Anaerolineae bacterium contains these proteins:
- the pfkA gene encoding 6-phosphofructokinase — its product is MKRIAVLTSGGDAPGMNAAIRAVVRTGIASGLEVWGVRRGFAGLVAGNFVPLGARDVGGIIQRGGTILGSARCEDFKKEATRLEAVRALNQNDIDALVVIGGNGSQSGSYALSEMGVKVVGIASTIDNDLYGSDITIGVDTALNIALEAIDRLKVTASSHQRAFLVEVMGRKCGYLALMAGIAGGAEAVVIPEVETDPEAIAEEIRLAYQRGKPHAIIVVAEGAEYNAAALERYFEKHRERLGFDLRVTTLGHVQRGGEPSASDRILATRLGAAAVEQLLQGNFGVLVGWIKGDIATTPLKEVVSKTKPLDLSLLKLANVLAK